In the Nitrobacter sp. NHB1 genome, GCCACCAAAATACCTGCACTCAACAATCCCGACGATGACGGATGCTCGCGGGCCAGCTTCGCCAAAGCGAGCGTGGTCGCAGTGGACGATGCCAGCCCTCCCGCGACGGCCGCCATGAAGACCCCAAGCCGATTTCCGAATGCCTTCACTGCCACGTAACCAGCGAATGAAATTGTCGCGATCATAATGGCGAGAAGCCATATCTGATAAGGATTGATGGTCCTCCACGGATCGACCGGTCGATTCGGCAGTAAAGGCAACAGCAGAAACGACATCGCGAGCAAACTCAGTACGGCGCGAATTTCCTGCCAACTCAACGAGTCGATCCATCGATGCAACGGCTCTCGCAACGCCAGAAGGACCGTCATGCCGACGGCGCAGGCAATGGCAAGTTGCAGATCTCCGACGACAGCCATAGTCCCGAGCAGAAATGTCAGCATTCCCGCGACAACTGACGTCACGCTGGCATGGCCTTCGTTTCTGGCTTCAAGCCAATGAAAGGCCGCAAACGCCGCTGTATACCCTAGAAAGACCCATCCAATGACCGAAGCACCCGTTTGAAGTGCGATGAGGCCGGTTATGCCGCCCAACAGTCCGGACAGCGCAAACGTGCGAAAGCCCGCGGCTCGCCGATTGTCTTCTGCATCCCGCGTTTGCCAGCCGCGCTCCAGACCGACAAGGAGCCCAATGGCCAGCGACACCATAACGCGGCTCAGAACTTCATAATCCATGCCGTTCCACTTTCGCCCGAGATCGATCGCTACAAAACATCAATATATCGACACTGCAGGTGACGAGCATGATTTGAGTCAATGAGAGTTCCGATGGGTGCGCTAGACTAACTCATCATGTCATTCCACGGGCCTTACACATGAACGATATCGACCTCCCTCGGCCCCAGCCGAAGATCCGTCGTGTCAACCTCGATACCGGCCGCGAAAACGTCGTCGTTATATCGCGGCGCTCCAGAGCCCTCCGACCGGAGATCTTTCGGGGCTTCAGTCGCGTGGAGCTCCGTCGGAATGCCAAGATCATGCTGGCCACGCTCATCATTACCGACGATGACTCGTTAGTGGGCCCCGACGACCTGGGGCTTTCTGAGCCGGCATTCAGGCGCTTCGCAGAGTCCGTGGGCAGCGCCGTAACCGTTGCACCGGCAACCTCTCCGTCCAGCCTCGATGCGGTGCGCGCCAAAATCATGGGGCAAACCTTCAGCGCTGTCGATATCAGCACGATTGTCGATGATCTCACCCATTATCGGTACTCCGACATGGAGATAGCCGCATTCCTAATCAGTTCTGCCAGTTTTATGACAAATGGCGAACTCATCGCTTTGGTCGATTCGATGGCTCGGGCCGGGACGCAGCTCAAGTGGAGCAATCCGATTGTCGTCGACAAACATTGCATCGGCGGCATTCCCGGAAATCGCACATCCATGATTGTGGTGCCGATCGTGGCAGCCCATGGGCTCACGATTCCAAAGACGTCATCCCGAGCGATTACCTCCCCCGCCGGCACGGCCGATACGATGGAAACGCTGGCGCGTGTCGATGTGGGCGTTGAAGAAATGAAAGACATCGTGGCTGCATGCCGCGGCTGTCTGGTGTGGGGTGGACATGTCAATCTGTCCCCGGCGGACGACATCCTGATTTCGGTTGAGCGGCCACTTGGTCTCGATACCCGCGAGCAAATGGTGGCGTCGATCATGTCAAAAAAGCTCGCCGCCGGCTCAACCCACCTCCTGATTGATCTGCCTGTCGGTCCGACGGCCAAGCTCGTCAACACGATGGATGCGATGAGGCTGCGCAAATTATTCGAGTTCGTCGGTGATCATTTTGGGATATGCGTTGAGGTTGTCGTTACCGATGGTTGCCAACCGATCGGCAACGGCATCGGTCCAGCTCTTGAGGCTCAGGATGTTATGGCGGTTTTGGCTAATGATCCGGGAGCGCCAGCAGACCTGCGTGAGAAATCTCTGCAGCTTGCCGCGAGCCTGCTCGAATATGATCCGAAGCTGCGTGGTGGGAGCGGCTATGCCCGCGCACGCGAACTGCTCGATAGCGGCGCCGCGCTCAAACAAATGCAAGAGATCATCGACGCGCAAGGGCCTTCGACTTGTTGCACAGACTTGGGGAAATTGACGTTCGATGTCACAGCTTCACGCGATGGATTCGTCTCCAGCATCGATTGCTTGCAACTGAACCGGCTTGCGCGAACTGCGGGGGCGCCGATCGATAAAGGCGCCGGCATCAGGCTGTTCAAGAAACTTGGAGACCGCGTCCAGCAAGGGGAGCCGCTTTACCGTATCTATGCATTTGACCAGTCGGAGCATGATCTTGCCGCCGCCGGAACAAAGATCAATACGGCCTACAAGATCGGAAGCGAGCAAGCCAGCAGCCTTGAGGCGCCATCGTGAGCAGTATTACCATCCAGTATCTGTCATCCTCGGCGGCTGATGCGAAGCGGCTTGCATCCCGGCTTGGGATTGCCGCTCATGAGATTGCCCTGCATTACTTTCCCGATGGCGAGATGCGTGTGACGGCTGGTCCCGCGACATCGACAACAATCATCTACGCCTCGCTCGACCGGCCCAACGACAAATTGATCGCCATCTTGTTTGCCGCCGAGGCGCTCCGCCGCCAAGGCTCGAAACGCCTCGTGCTGCTAGCCCCATATCTTTGCTACATGCGTCAGGACACCGCTTTCCATGAAGGCGAGGCGATCAGCCAGAAAGCCGTCGGCCAAATGATTGTGAACACCGTCGATCGTGTCATCACAGTGGACGCTCATTTGCATCGGACCCCTGACATCAGAGTTGTCTTTCCAGGTATTGATGCCGATAATCTTTCCGCCATGCCGGCGATCACTGGCGCGCTTCGTGCGGAAAATATCGACCCGGCGACGGTCGTGGTCGGCCCCGATGCGGAATCCCGGCAGTGGGCGAGTTATCTTGCAGAAAGTCTCGGCCTGACCTGCGCCGTTGCGCAAAAGGCTCGTCATGGCGACCAGTCTGTCGAACTCAGATTTGCCAACCCCTCTTTGTTTGCCGGCCGCCCTGCCCTGATAACCGACGATATCGTATCATCAGGCGGCACCCTGATCGCCTGCGCGAAAGCTCTTTCGGCCGCCGGCGCCACGGTTGTTGATGCCGTCGTCACGCATGCGCTGTTCCCGCCGGAACTGATGGTTGCGCTCGCGAACGTCGGCATTCATTCGATCCGATCAACCCACAGCGTGCCGCACGCCACCAACACGTTTGTTCTCGATGATCTCTTCGCTTCGGCCCTCCACCGCGAGTTCGGCGATACCATCCTGTTCGAGGCTATTTCATGAGCGTCACCATTCAATTCTGCGGTGCGGCACGCACAGTTACGGGTTCTTGTTATCGCTTCAAGACTCCGGCAGGCAGCTTTCTGGTCGATTGCGGGCTTTTTCAGGGGCAGAAGACGCTCAAGGAGCTGAACTACACTGCCTTCCCATTTCGCCCGGCCGATATCGATGTTGTCCTTCTGACTCATGCCCACATCGATCACAGCGGACTGCTGCCGAAATTGGTGCGCGAAGGTTTTCGCGGCCGGATACTGGCGACGCGCGGAACGATCGATCTGTGTTCGTATATGTTGCCGGATTCCGGGAGCATTCAGGAATCCGAGGTCATCGCTCTGAACCTGCGTAACGCAAAACGCGGGAGATCCGAGGTCAGCCCGATCTACACCCAGGCCGATGCCATTGCCTCACTGCAGGCGTTCCAGCCCGTTGAGTACGAGGCGTGGACCGACGTCATACCGGCCGTACGCGCTCGCTATTGGAATGCCGGCCATCTTCTCGGGTCTGCCTCGATCGAACTGGAGTTTTCTGAAGAAAGCACATCTTCCCAACCTCTGCGACTGCTCGCTTCCGGCGATGTCGGCCCCGATACGAAGTTGCTGCAACCCAACCCTGTCGCCCCGGCAGGATTCGACTACGTCATTTCGGAATCGACCTATGGCGATCGTATTCGCCCGGAAACGACACGACAAAGCCGCCAGCGACGCCTGACCGCCGAGGTTCGCGACGCCGCCGCAGCGAACGGCGCCTTGCTGATTCCCGCCTTCGCTGTCGAACGCACGCAGGAGCTGATCATCGACTTGGTTGATCTGATGGAACGCAGCGAAATACCTGCTGCACCGATCTTCCTCGATTCCCCTCTCGCGATTCGCGCAACAGAAGTTTTCCGAAAGCATGCTGCAAGCCTCGATCCGAGCATCGATGCGCTTCGCTTGCTCAATTCACCTCATCTCAGATTCACTGAGACGGTGGAAGAGAGCAAGTCGATCGCCAAGCTCTCCGGCTTTCACATCATTATTGCAGCGAGCGGCATGTGTGACGCTGGCCGTATCCGCCACCATCTTAAGCATTGGCTGTGGAATAGTCGGGCCACGGTGCTTCTGGTCGGCTTTCAGGCCCGCGGCACGCTGGGGCGGTTCCTCGAGGACGGAACCAAAGCCGTCCGCATCCAGGGCGAGGAGATCAAGGTGGCGGCGCGGATTCGTCGGATCGACGATTATTCAGGACATGCGGACGGCTCCGAACTGGCGCGATGGATCGCAGCTCGCCGTCCCATTCGGAGGGGCATATTCCTGGTTCATGGTGAAGAGTCGGCCATTGTGGGACTATCGGAGCGGATTGCAGATCGGCTTGTTCCATCCGCGAAAATTTTTCTTCCTCTTCTCGATGACATCTATGACTTGTCGACAAATGTGCCGACGAACCTCAATGCGGCGAACCGCCGTCGGCTAACACCCGAGGCCGTTGTCGCACTCGATTGGCACAACGATATGTCCAAACTTATACTCGACATCAACGAAAAGGTTGCAGCGGCCGCAGACGATCGTGCACGAAACGTCGTCATCAGAAGATTGAGACGAGCACTGGATCCGGAAAACTGAGTGATGATTCTCCAAAACTGATACCTGAGAAGTCATCGCTCGAATTTCGGCCTGCGTCGCCATGATTGCGAGCTCGATATTCAGATGACGTCGGTGGTGAACCCATTATCGCCGCAGGCGCGACGGGAAGGGTTCGAGATCCCGACCAGTGCTGCGATCGAGGTCATTGACCATGCTTTCTAATTCTATCGTTCGGTCAGTTCTTGTTGCATTACCGGCTTTCGGCCTCCTATTAGGTTTTGCTGTGCCTTTGTTTGGTTTGCCAGCATGGCAAGGAGGGCTATGGGCTGCCTTCACTGTGCCGGTTCTGGTGGCTCTGCTCTATGAGATTGGAGCAAGTCTGAGACGCGCGGAGGTCGGTCTCGATATCGTCGCAGCGCTGTCGATGACGGCAGCGCTGGCGGTTGGCGAGAACCTTGCAGCTGTCGTTGTCGCGTTGATGTATTCGGGAGGCCAGTATCTCGAAGCCTTCGCCGAGGGGCATGCGCGCCGCGAGATGACTGCAATCCTCGCGCGGGTACCTCGTACGGCTGTCAGGCATGGCAATAGCGTGCTTGAAGAAGTCGGTCTTGAGAAAATCGTGCCGGGTGATCGGCTACTCATTCGACAAGGAGATGTTGTCCCGGTCGATGGAACAGTCGCCAGCGGCGTCGCAATTCTAGATCAATCGGCGCTGACAGGTGAACCGATCCCGGTTCAACAGCGGGCCGGCGATGAGGTGATGAGCGGATCGACCAATGCCGGCGAAGCTTTCGACCTGGTGGCGTCACATTACGCCGCTGAAAGCACCTATGCCGGCATTGTCAGGTTGGTCGAGGAGGCGCAGCGCTCCAAGGCACCGATGTCACGGCTTGCCGACCGGTTTGCCATACTGTTTCTTGGCGTGACCGTGCTGATTGCAGGTTTAGCCTGGTACTTCACCGATGATCCCATTCGTGCCGTCGCCGTTCTAGTGGTTGCAACGCCGTGCCCGCTTATTCTGGCGGTGCCGATCGCCATCGTATCCGGCCTTTCACGCGCGGCGCGATTTGGTATCCTGATCAAGGGCGGGAAGGCCATTGAGGCGCTGGCGCGCGTGTACTCGCTCGTCATTGACAAGACGGGAACGCTGACCGACGGCAGGGCCCAGGTCATATCGGTCAACGTTCGCGATCATCTCGCTCCCGACGACATCTTGCGTATTGCAGCCTCGCTCGATCAGGCGTCGAAGCACATTATCGCCCAAACCCTTGTGATCGAGGCGCGCGACCGCAAGCTGCACCTCTCGACCCCGTCCAATGTGATCGAGACGGCGGGCGAGGGCATCGAGGGCAGCATTGACGGGCTAAATGTGGTGGTCGGCGGCATCCGCTTCGTCCGATCTAAATTGACGAAGACGGCAACAAATTCGTTTGAGCCAACGCAAAAGGCCGGCGCCGTCATTGTCGCCGTTGCGATTGGTGGCAAAATGGCCGGCGAGATCGTGCTCGCCGATGAATTACGCGTTGGCACGCAGGCCCTTCTGCAAGCGCTCAGAAAATTGGGAATACAGCGAATCGTTCTCGCGACCGGAGATCGCCGCGAGGTCGCGGAAGCTGTAGCGGACGGACTCGGGATCGATGGCGTTAGGTCGGAGTTGACGCCGGATCAGAAAGTGTTGGTTGTCCTTACGGAGCGGAAGAACGGTCCGGTCATGATGGTCGGCGACGGTGTGAATGACGCCCCGGCGCTGGCCGCGGCTGATATTGGGGTAGCAATGGGCGCACGGGGCACAGCGGCGTCGGCCGAGGCAGCAGATGTAGTCTTTCTGGTTGACCATCTTGATCGTATCGTACCTGCGATTCAGATCGCACGACGCTCGCGCCTGATCGCGCTCGAAAGCGTCGCTGCGGGGATTGGACTATCGCTGCTCGGTATGATCGCCGCAGCGTTTGGTTATATCACGCCCGTTCAAGGTGCTTTGCTTCAGGAGGTGATCGACGTCGCGGTCATACTCAACGCGCTGCGGGCGCTCGGTGGAAATGAGATTCAATATACGCTTGCGAAGTAAGGCGGCTCAGGACCGACCGTGAGCCCTCGGCCAACTACCGCTTCTGGGCGCGAACCGGTCCTTCGTCAGAGCGAAGCGAAGTACCCCTCCGCTGAGGATACGCTTCGCCGGTGATGGGATCGAAGATGTCGATGGCGTCGCCGGCGAAATCGACGAACACCTTCTCCCCACCTACGTGGGTCTGACGCATGCTAGGGCGCGCACGCTTCTTCCAGGCCTCGAACGTCGTGCAAAACCAAGTATAGCCAAAGCCGTCGGGATTGGCTTTTCCGCGATCTCTCGTCCGGTGAGGATGACTGCGTTCCACCGAAATACCCGCCTCACGAGGAATTGTCAGCACCGTCGCCGGGTAGTCAGCGGTGAGCATGGCGACCGAGACTCCTGCCTGATCAGCAATCCTGATCGCCTCCGGAACGCCGCACCACCACTAAGCCCGTTGCAGACAGCCCGAGAACGATTCATTGTTCCACCCTGTCGATTTCCCAAATGGACCCTCATGGCTTCCTGTGTTCAGGTTGATGCAGAGCCGGCATGAGTCGGCTCCGGGGGCGGCGGTGCCTGCCGGCCCTGATTGGGCTGCCGGTCTCCTCTCAGCACGACATAAATTGCGGGGATGACGAGCACGGTCAGCGCCGTTGATGATGCCAGACCGAACAGGAGCGAAATTGCGAGCCCCTGAAAGATCGGGTCCGTGAGGATGACGGCCGCGCCGATCATGGCGGCAATCGCGGTCAATATGATCGGCTTGAAGCGGATTGCGCCCGCCTCCAGCAGCACGTCGATCAGCGGTCGGTCGGGACGCTGCGCATGGCGGATGAAGTCCACCAGCAGGATCGAGTTGCGCACGATAATGCCGGCGAGCACGATGAAGCCGATCATGGAGGTCGCCGTGAAGGGCGCACTGAACAGCCAATGGCCAAGCATGATACCAATGAAGGTGAGCGGGATCGGCGTGAGGATGACGAGCGGCAGCTTGAACGAGCCAAACTGCGCCACGACGAGGATATAGATCCCCAAGATCGCCACCATGAAAGCCGCTCCCATGTCTCGGAAGGTCACCCAGGTCACCTCCCATTCGCCGTCCCAAAGCAAGGTCGGATGGGTTTCGTCGTCCGGTTGGCCGTGCAGCGCGATCGCGGGTTTCGGCAGGTTGCCCCAGTCGATCCGGTCGATCGCGTCGCGCACCGCGAGCATGCCGTAGATGGGTGCTTCATAGGTGCCGGCGAGTTCCGCCAGCACCATTTCGGCGGGGCGGCCATTGTGCCGGAAGATTGGATAGGACGCCGGCTCATGGGTGACACCAACAACATCGCCGAGTTCGACCACCCCGCGGCCGCCGGGCAACGCGTTGGCGGGCACCGGCGTCGTCAGCGCGCGCGCGTCCATCACCGCGTTCGCCTTGGGCAGGGCGAGGCGGATGGCGATCGGGTAGCGTCCTCCGCCCCGCTGGGAGTAGCCCACCGTGGTGCTGCCATAGAGATAGTGCAAGGTGTTGTATACGTCAGCCTGCGCGACCTTGTAATATTCGAGATTGTCCTGATTGATCGCGACGCGAACGCGCTCAGCCTAGTTGTGGTAGCTGTCGTCGACATCGACAATGAAGGGGACGCTCTTGAACGCCGCGCGAACCTTGTCGGCCACGGCGCGCCGGGTTTTCCGCTGATCGGCGCCGAGGTGTTCAAGATCGGCTCGACGACGCTCGTCGTCTCCTTCATCGTCAGCTTCGGCGTAGTCAAGGCGTGCGCCAACCTGATCTCCGGTCAGCTCGCCGACAAGTGGGGCGCAAGGGGGTTCTGATCCTCGGATGGCTCGTCGGCCTTCCGGTGCCGTTTATGATCATCTGGGCGCCAAGCTGGGCATGGGTGACGCCGCCAATGCCCTTCTCGGCATCAATCAGGGCTTTGCCTGGTCGATGACGGTGATCATGAAGATTGATCTGGTCGGGCCGAAGTCGCGCGGCCTGGCCGTGGGTTTGAACGAGCTCGCCGGATATCTCGCGGTCGGCGTGACCGCTTACCTCACCGGATATCTTGCGTCGGAGTACGGGCTGCGGCCGGCGCCGATCTACCTCGGAGTGGCCTATGCCATCCTCGGCGCCGGGCTCTCGATCCTATTGGTACGCGATACGCGCGAGTACGTCCGGTTGGAGACTGCGGCGCATGCTCGTCAAGCGTCTCCAACAAGCTTCCGCGAGATCTTTGTCCTCACGTCCTTCAGAGATCGGAACCTGTTCACCGCGTGTAGCGGTGTTCATGCGGGAACATGCGGCGGGTTCGGTTGATCTCGCGCAAAAAGCGAGCCGACCGGCGAAGTAGAGTGGGTTTCTTCGATGATGGAGCAAGCCGATGCAGAAAGTCTTGGTCCAAGCGGTCGCTGTGCTCTGTCTCCTACCCGGTTCAGTATGGGCGCAGGCGCCGTCAGATGCCGAACGCTACTACGGCTGGCATCAACATATGATGGGGTGGGGCGGAGGATGGTACGCCATGATCTTCGGTCCGTTGTTCATGATCCTTTTTCTCGCAGTCCTGGTTGCCCTCGCGATTATCCTCGTTCGCTGGTTGCGCGCGCCATGGCCAGGGACATATCCGCCACACCAACTGCCGCCCGCACGCACGCCGCTTGATATCCTGATGGAGCGCTTTGCGCGCGGCGAGATCGACAAAGCGGAATTCGAGGACCGGCGGCGCGTTCTTGGCGAGTGACTCGACGCGCCCGCCTCCAAGCTCGCTTAGTTGGAAATGGGAACGCCCATGCAGGTTCTGCTGATACTGAACGACCCATCCTACGGCACCGAGCGGACCTACAATGGCTTGCGCCTCGCTCTCGCTCTCGCCAAGAACGATCCAGCGACCACCGTGACGGTATTCTTGATGGCTGACGCGGTCGTGGCCACAAAGTCGGACCAGAAAACGCCGGACGGCTACTACAATGTTGAACGCATGCTGAAGGGCGTTCTCGCGGCTAAAGGACAAGTCCTGCTTTGCGGCACCTGCATGGACGCCCGCGGGCTCACTGATGCCGAGATACTCAGTGGCCTGAGACGCGCACCATGGTCGAACTCGCGACCCTTACCGCGTCCGCTGAGAAGGTGTTGGTATTTTGAACCACCCGAGGAGCTAGTATGCCGCCGATCTATCTCGACTACAACGCAAGCACGCCGGTGGATCCGGCAGATGTCAGGCAACAAGGCGCGCATTCGAAGCGGCATGTGCACGTCTTTGTCATAGATGGTCA is a window encoding:
- a CDS encoding MBL fold metallo-hydrolase produces the protein MSVTIQFCGAARTVTGSCYRFKTPAGSFLVDCGLFQGQKTLKELNYTAFPFRPADIDVVLLTHAHIDHSGLLPKLVREGFRGRILATRGTIDLCSYMLPDSGSIQESEVIALNLRNAKRGRSEVSPIYTQADAIASLQAFQPVEYEAWTDVIPAVRARYWNAGHLLGSASIELEFSEESTSSQPLRLLASGDVGPDTKLLQPNPVAPAGFDYVISESTYGDRIRPETTRQSRQRRLTAEVRDAAAANGALLIPAFAVERTQELIIDLVDLMERSEIPAAPIFLDSPLAIRATEVFRKHAASLDPSIDALRLLNSPHLRFTETVEESKSIAKLSGFHIIIAASGMCDAGRIRHHLKHWLWNSRATVLLVGFQARGTLGRFLEDGTKAVRIQGEEIKVAARIRRIDDYSGHADGSELARWIAARRPIRRGIFLVHGEESAIVGLSERIADRLVPSAKIFLPLLDDIYDLSTNVPTNLNAANRRRLTPEAVVALDWHNDMSKLILDINEKVAAAADDRARNVVIRRLRRALDPEN
- a CDS encoding SHOCT domain-containing protein, with product MQKVLVQAVAVLCLLPGSVWAQAPSDAERYYGWHQHMMGWGGGWYAMIFGPLFMILFLAVLVALAIILVRWLRAPWPGTYPPHQLPPARTPLDILMERFARGEIDKAEFEDRRRVLGE
- a CDS encoding heavy metal translocating P-type ATPase — encoded protein: MLSNSIVRSVLVALPAFGLLLGFAVPLFGLPAWQGGLWAAFTVPVLVALLYEIGASLRRAEVGLDIVAALSMTAALAVGENLAAVVVALMYSGGQYLEAFAEGHARREMTAILARVPRTAVRHGNSVLEEVGLEKIVPGDRLLIRQGDVVPVDGTVASGVAILDQSALTGEPIPVQQRAGDEVMSGSTNAGEAFDLVASHYAAESTYAGIVRLVEEAQRSKAPMSRLADRFAILFLGVTVLIAGLAWYFTDDPIRAVAVLVVATPCPLILAVPIAIVSGLSRAARFGILIKGGKAIEALARVYSLVIDKTGTLTDGRAQVISVNVRDHLAPDDILRIAASLDQASKHIIAQTLVIEARDRKLHLSTPSNVIETAGEGIEGSIDGLNVVVGGIRFVRSKLTKTATNSFEPTQKAGAVIVAVAIGGKMAGEIVLADELRVGTQALLQALRKLGIQRIVLATGDRREVAEAVADGLGIDGVRSELTPDQKVLVVLTERKNGPVMMVGDGVNDAPALAAADIGVAMGARGTAASAEAADVVFLVDHLDRIVPAIQIARRSRLIALESVAAGIGLSLLGMIAAAFGYITPVQGALLQEVIDVAVILNALRALGGNEIQYTLAK
- a CDS encoding MgtC/SapB family protein; translation: MDYEVLSRVMVSLAIGLLVGLERGWQTRDAEDNRRAAGFRTFALSGLLGGITGLIALQTGASVIGWVFLGYTAAFAAFHWLEARNEGHASVTSVVAGMLTFLLGTMAVVGDLQLAIACAVGMTVLLALREPLHRWIDSLSWQEIRAVLSLLAMSFLLLPLLPNRPVDPWRTINPYQIWLLAIMIATISFAGYVAVKAFGNRLGVFMAAVAGGLASSTATTLALAKLAREHPSSSGLLSAGILVAGVVMMLRAGAIVVALNGALFVPLIPALSTAAAVLGIGAAILWFRNIEQETPELQIRNPLEVGTAIKLAVLLAVVMLVAELVRRMFGGVGILVVAALSGIADVDAVTISIARMGGGDVDVNTAARAIMIAIAINTVSKTIMASWVGNKKVGILVGGISAIALAGGLVVAA
- a CDS encoding ribose-phosphate pyrophosphokinase; its protein translation is MSSITIQYLSSSAADAKRLASRLGIAAHEIALHYFPDGEMRVTAGPATSTTIIYASLDRPNDKLIAILFAAEALRRQGSKRLVLLAPYLCYMRQDTAFHEGEAISQKAVGQMIVNTVDRVITVDAHLHRTPDIRVVFPGIDADNLSAMPAITGALRAENIDPATVVVGPDAESRQWASYLAESLGLTCAVAQKARHGDQSVELRFANPSLFAGRPALITDDIVSSGGTLIACAKALSAAGATVVDAVVTHALFPPELMVALANVGIHSIRSTHSVPHATNTFVLDDLFASALHREFGDTILFEAIS
- a CDS encoding thymidine phosphorylase family protein, which gives rise to MNDIDLPRPQPKIRRVNLDTGRENVVVISRRSRALRPEIFRGFSRVELRRNAKIMLATLIITDDDSLVGPDDLGLSEPAFRRFAESVGSAVTVAPATSPSSLDAVRAKIMGQTFSAVDISTIVDDLTHYRYSDMEIAAFLISSASFMTNGELIALVDSMARAGTQLKWSNPIVVDKHCIGGIPGNRTSMIVVPIVAAHGLTIPKTSSRAITSPAGTADTMETLARVDVGVEEMKDIVAACRGCLVWGGHVNLSPADDILISVERPLGLDTREQMVASIMSKKLAAGSTHLLIDLPVGPTAKLVNTMDAMRLRKLFEFVGDHFGICVEVVVTDGCQPIGNGIGPALEAQDVMAVLANDPGAPADLREKSLQLAASLLEYDPKLRGGSGYARARELLDSGAALKQMQEIIDAQGPSTCCTDLGKLTFDVTASRDGFVSSIDCLQLNRLARTAGAPIDKGAGIRLFKKLGDRVQQGEPLYRIYAFDQSEHDLAAAGTKINTAYKIGSEQASSLEAPS